A region of Phalacrocorax carbo chromosome 7, bPhaCar2.1, whole genome shotgun sequence DNA encodes the following proteins:
- the LOC104046172 gene encoding zona pellucida sperm-binding protein 3, translating to MGPGGSLGAALFCCVLIEAASYSPWGFPQTDLGVWGDSSWTQPHVPSFSQSSPWAWVDISQLQAAAPLHPVAVDCQEAQVVVTVHRDLFGMGRLVRAADLTLGSAACLPVAQSEVDNTVTFVAGLHECGSTLQMTPDSLIYKTNLSYKPTPSGNLVIVRTNAAVVPIECYYPRKSNVSSDAVRPTWAPFRSTLSVEERLMFSLRLMNDDWSAERLSNGFQLGESLHLQADVASGDHVPLRLFVDDCVATLSPDRNSSPRYTFIDLSGCLVDGRSDDTTSAFISPRPRQETLQFMVDAFKFAGDDRNLIYITCHLKVSPADQAPDPLNKACSFSKASSLWAPLEGTGDICSCCETGNCPLYGGYSRRTNPPARWPGRRLKRDILSKQGGSSRAAEAEISVGPLLILDPAQGLWSSSGGLAPAGKSPHGAAEGFPTLVQVVMLTTATVLSLTALGLFLVCRKCSCPPGVSL from the exons ATGGGGCCTGGAGGTAGCCTGGGtgcagctctgttctgctgtgTGCTGATTGAAGCAGCATCTTATAGCCCATGGGGTTTCCCTCAAACAGACCTGGGAGTCTGGGGGGACTCTTCTTGGACTCAGCCCCATGtgccttccttctcccagtccTCTCCCTGGGCATGGGTGGACATCTCCCAGCTTCaggctgctgccccactgcaCCCTGTGGCTGTGGACTGCCAGGAGGCGCAGGTGGTGGTGACAGTGCACAGGGACCTCTTTGGTATGGGACGCCTCGTCAGGGCTGCAGATTTGACCCTGGGTTCAGCTGCCTGCTTGCCTGTGGCCCAGAGTGAGGTGGACAACACGGTGACCTTTGTGGCTGGGCTGCATGAGTGTGGCAGCACCTTGCAG ATGACCCCAGACTCCTTGATTTACAAAACAAATCTGTCCTACAAACCTACTCCTTCTGGCAACCTGGTTATTGTAAGGACCAATGCAGCTGTGGTTCCTATTGAGTGTTACTATCCTAG GAAAAGCAATGTGAGCAGCGATGCTGTCCGGCCCACATGGGCTCCCTTTCGCTCCACTCTGTCGGTTGAGGAAAGGCTGATGTTCTCCCTACGCCTCATGAATG ATGACTGGAGTGCTGAAAGACTCTCCAATGGCTTCCAGCTCGGGGAAAGTCTGCACCTCCAGGCTGATGTTGCTTCTGGGGATCATGTACCTCTAAGGCTCTTTGTGGATGACTGTGTTGCTACTCTGAGTCCAGACAGGAACTCCTCTCCCCGATACACCTTTATTGACCTCAGCGG GTGCTTGGTGGATGGGAGATCAGATGACACCACTTCAGCCTTCATCTCTCCAAGGCCGAGGCAGGAAACGCTGCAGTTCATGGTTGATGCATTCAAGTTTGCAGGAGATGACAGAAACTTG aTCTACATCACCTGCCACCTGAAGGTCTCCCCAGCTGACCAAGCCCCAGATCCTTTGAACAAGGCCTGTTCCTTCAGTAAAGCCAGCAGCCT CTGGGCTCCACTGGAGGGTACTGGAGacatctgcagctgctgtgagaCTGGCAACTGTCCACTGTATGGAGGATACTCCCGGAGAACTAACCCTCCAGCCAGATGGCCAGGGAGGCGCTTGAAGAGAGACATCCTTTCCAAGCAAG GTGGGTCCTCAAGGGCAGCAGAGGCTGAAATCTCAGTTGGACCACTATTAATCCTTGATCCAGCTCAGGGATTATGGAGTTCCTCAGGAGGTCTTGCACCAGCAGGGAAGTCTCCACATg GTGCTGCTGAAGGATTTCCTACGCTGGTCCAAGTTGTCATGCTCACGACAGCCACTGTGCTGAGCTTAACTGCTCTCGGGCTCTTTCTTGTGTGCAGAAAATGTAGCTGCCCTCCTGGAGTGTCATTGTAA
- the CD276 gene encoding CD276 antigen has product MLCPLLALGALVLSLAGAMEIQVPDEPVVALFGQDATLRCSFSPEANFSLDDLSLIWQLTDTKRLVHSFSSGQDQLADQGGGYANRTALFYDQLAQGNVSLLLRRVEISDEGSFTCFVRVRDHSSAAVTLQVAAPYSKPNMNLEPNKDLKPGDLAAVTCHASRGYPEASVLWQDSRGSNITENVTTSQVANEEGLFDVHSVLQVLVEPSSTYSCLVRNPVLQQETQASVTITGQHLAFPAVALWVTVGLAICIVGLLAILAYVCQKKIRQSCEEEEENAGNVAGTEEQDKEGEEPKTALQLLKSVESKDDNEQEID; this is encoded by the exons ATGCTCTGCCCACTGCTTgccctgggagcactggtgctCAGCCTGGCAG GTGCCATGGAGATCCAGGTTCCGGATGAGCCTGTGGTGGCTCTTTTTGGCCAAGATGCTACCCTACGCTGCTCCTTCTCCCCCGAGGCCAACTTCAGCCTTGACGACCTGAGTCTCATCTGGCAGCTGACGGACACCAAGCGCTTGGTCCACAGCTTTTCCAGTGGCCAGGACCAGCTGGCAGACCAGGGTGGCGGCTATGCCAACCGTACAGCCCTCTTCTATGACCAGCTAGCCCAGGGCAATGTCTCGCTGCTCCTCAGACGCGTGGAGATCTCGGATGAGGGCAGCTTCACCTGCTTTGTCCGGGTCCGGGACCACAGCAGTGCAGCCGTGACATTGCAGGTGGCAG CTCCCTACTCCAAACCCAATATGAATCTGGAGCCCAACAAAGACTTGAAGCCAGGAGACCTGGCAGCTGTGACTTGCCACGCTTCCCGTGGCTACCCCGAGGCCAGCGTCCTCTGGCAGGACAGCCGGGGCAGCAACATCACAGAAAATGTCACCACGTCCCAGGTGGCCAATGAGGAAGGTCTCTTTGATGTGCACAGTGTCCTTCAGGTGCTGGTGGAGCCCAGCAGCACCTACTCCTGCCTGGTGCGAAACCcggtgctgcagcaggagaccCAAGCCTCTGTCACCATCACAG GCCAACACCTTGCCTTCCCTGCTGTGGCTCTCTGGGTGACGGTGGGACTCGCCATCTGCATCGTCGGGCTGCTCGCCATCCTGGCGTACGTGTGCCAGAAGAAAATCCGTCAAAgctgtgaggaagaggaggaaaatgcagGCAATGTGGCAG GGACAGAGGAGCAGGACAAGGAGGGGGAAGAACCCAAGACAG CCCTGCAACTACTGAAGAGTGTGGAGAGCAAAGACG atAATGAGCAAGAAATTGATTGA